The following are encoded in a window of Impatiens glandulifera chromosome 5, dImpGla2.1, whole genome shotgun sequence genomic DNA:
- the LOC124938901 gene encoding polyubiquitin 11-like, with protein MEVLVKTVSGKTIKLVVESSDPIDCATVKIDEDTAITLDVQKELTDPFEIIIKTLDAQSFTLVVGSSDTIRSVRAKIKEKIKGYPDVDEQRLIFEGKQLCDDSHILKDYHIHNKSIIRLIPRLGGGSSKRKR; from the coding sequence ATGGAGGTTTTGGTGAAAACTGTATCTGGGAAGACAATTAAACTTGTGGTTGAGAGTTCTGACCCAATTGATTGTGCGACGGTCAAGATTGATGAGGACACGGCTATTACACTTGATGTCCAGAAAGAGCTAACTGATCCATTTGAGATAATCATAAAGACCCTTGATGCCCAGTCTTTTACACTCGTTGTAGGGAGTTCAGACACTATTCGTAGTGTTAGAGCTAAAATCAAAGAGAAAATTAAAGGGTATCCAGACGTTGACGAGCAACGATTGATATTTGAAGGAAAACAGCTGTGTGACGATTCTCATATTCTGAAGGATTACCACATTCATAATAAATCCATTATTCGTCTTATTCCTCGTCTAGGGGGTGGAAGCTCTAAAAGGAAAAGATGA